The following DNA comes from Terriglobia bacterium.
ACGGGCGGTCTGCCTTCATTGATCGGGCGGCTGGTGGATAGCATAAAAATCGTTGCAAGCACCACCAGTTCAGACGGGTTGCTGGCTGGTTCCCTGGCGGCGAGGGCGCTGCCCTGGGAAATCGCCGTTCGCAAGACAATTTCGTCCACCGCCTGGTTCTGGCTGACGGCGCTGCGCAATGACATTCTGCTGGCCACGTCTTCCGCCGATCTCGGCCGGCATCCCTGCCTGAAGGTGCCGCAGGGAGTCCACCAAAGCATCCAGCAGTTGCAGGGACAGAGCTCGATTGGCGCCCTTGAAATTGACGCCATCGATGACTCCGGTTTCCTGACTGCGCTGGCGAGCGGCGGCAAACTCGTAGGCCGCCGGCTGACTCTGAGCGTAGGTTACCCGGGCATGAATTCCTCGGATTTCGTAACCGTCGCCACCCAGGAAATCGAAGGGGTCGAAGTGCTTCCTGCCGGCGGCGGCTATCGGCTCGATTGCCAGGACCTGAATCGCTACGCGAAGTCGCAAATCTTTACTGTGGGCGATGATGGGAACGCCGTCTCGAACCAGCATCCGCGGACGCTCGTGGCCAATCCGATGGACGTGTTGCTGATGGTGGTCCAGAACGAGCTGGGGCTTGGGCAATCGTCCCTGCTGGAACCTTCGACGTGGAAGCTTTACGATCCCGCGAAGTGGGATCCCGCGAACACCATGAATCCCACGCTGATCAGCCCCAACCCCTATCTCGATGTGGACCAGGCGCTCTTTTACCGCAACGGAATTTTTGCAGGGTACCTTTTTGATTTTGAATTCAAACAGCCCGTGGAAGCGAAACAGTTTCTGGAATTCGAGATTTTTCATCCGCTCGGCGGCTACGCAGTGATTCTGGCAGACGGGCGCATGTCTCCACGGTTTTTCGTTCCGCCGTATTCTTTTGCGGGTCTGGCCTCGCTCGACGAGCGGAACATCACGGCGCTCCCGGGCGTCAAGCCGGAACCCCTTATCAACCAGGTGACGTTCCGAATGGACTACGACGGGAACGATTTCCAGACCGAGCTGCTGTTTCTCTCGTCTCCTTCGTTGCAGCAGTTCGGTCTGGCAGGGGAAGACATCATCGAGTCGAAGGGGATGAGACTCGAACGCGGCGGCGCTGCGCTGGCGAGCATCACGGCCAATCGGATTTTCCAGCGCTACGGCGGGATCGACCCTGTATCGGGCTCGCCACGTGGCGGAGCGCCCGCCCTCAGCGTGACCAGCCAGTTTATGAACCTGACGATCGAAGCTGGTGACTTTGTCTACTTTTCCCATCCCCTGCTGCCCAATCTTGAAGCCGGGACGCGAGGAATCTACAACCGCATCGTGGAAATAGTGGATAAACAACCGAACTACACCCAGGGAAACATGGCCTATCAGTTGCTGGACACCGGCTGGATGGGAGCCAAGGTGCTCTCGCGGATTGCTCCGCAGGGCACGCCCGCATGGAGCGCGGCTTCAAGCGCCGAGCGCGCGCGTTACATGTTTCTTTCGCAGGAAAGTAACGGGGCCTATTCGGATGGCACGCCGGGCAAAACGGTCTTCTAGATTGAATGATTGAGCGATTGAGAAATTGGGTGATTGAAAAATCAGATGCCCTACCGAAGGTTGCATAATCTAGTGGCACGTTGTTTTTGTAGCGCCGCCGTCTCGGCAGCATTTATCGAGTCCGGTCCCGCTTGGCGGGACTGGCGCTACGCGAAAACGCCACTATATTTTGCAATCCTCAATAAGTCGCCAATAAGGAGAAGAGGCAATGGCACAATTGACGTTCACAACAACTCCGGGATTTGTGGACCTTCCGGACTTGGTGCTCCAGGCGGACCAGCCGCTGACCGACTATGATCTCACCAAGATCAACAACAACGCCAAGTTTGCGGCCGTACGGCCTGAAGTTTTTTACGGCTGGTACAAGAACGGCGAGACGGTGACGATTCCGGTGAGTCCGGTGGATGGGTACGTTTACGCCCGGCAAGAACTGGAATACGAGGTCGCCGCGTGGTGCTCGAGATCCCCGGCAAGCGGCTCCGCCACCAACGGAGCACTGCTCAAGCCCGCGCGCGCCAGCGTGAATGACGGGCCGGGCAGCCTGTTCCTGATGGATTTCTGGGTGGAAGAGAAGAACGAAGCGAATCCCGGCCTGGTCCACTGCGACGTCCACTACTGGGACGGCGGAACCGAGACGCCAACGACGGGCGGGTTTGTAAAGGTGCGAACGATCGCGATGAGATTGAGCGAATGACCGATTGAAGGATTGATCGATTGACTGATTGAGTTAATGAATCAGTCTTCTAAATCTTTCAATTAAAAAATCAGCCAATGAGGAAATCAAAATGGCAGTTGTCCGAACAGTCCTACCCCGCAAGGGAATCATCGAGCCCCAGCACGGGGCCAACTACGAAACCGACCTCGATACCAACTGGCAGATCATTGACAGCCTGTTGCAGGACGCCAATGATGTGCAGACGGCCGTCCAGGCTGCTCCTACGGTGACGGCCTGGGTGTCAGACCGGGGCATCTCCGGGGTGGTCAGCGGGTTTGCGCTTTCGACTTCTGCAACGCTGACGCCAGGCCTCGCGGCGGGTGCGCTTTACGCCCAGGGATTACGTTATGCACCGGCCTCGGCGCCGGCGCTCGCGGCCGCTCCGGCAAGCTCGACCAGCTACCTTTTCTATAATTCCACAGGCGGGTCCTACTACAACCTTACCGGCTCCGCCAGCACGCCCGGAGATGCGTTTATCGGTATTGTGGTGACCAACTCGACTGCCGTGATTTCGGTGACGCCGGCCACGAAGCTGTGGGGACAACTGACGGTAGCTCCCGGCGCGGTAGGAAATTTTACCGTGCCGCACCTGCTGGGCCGCGTGCCCGTGGGGGCCTTGGTTCAAATGACATCGAGCGGAGCCATTTGGTTCCAGTCTGCGACGCTGTATGACAATACGAATCTCTATCTGGTTGCCTCAGACCCGACGGTGACCGCAAAGGTGCAGATATGGTGAAACAAATGAAAATCGGAAATCGGAAGCAGGGAGCAGGGAGCAAGGAGCAAGAGGCAAGAGCTGTGGCGATCCGCATCGCCTTTCTACTGGCTGGTTGCTTCTGGCTTCTGGCTCCTGCTTTTGCCCAGCAGCCCCAGGCGCCTGCGGGGACGCCGCTTTACTCCGCCAACGCCAAGTACGTGAATGGCATGGCGCCCGGTTACTGGCCAACCGCAGGCAGTGGATTGACGCTGCAACTGAGTGCGGGCACGGCTTATTGCGGCAATCCACCCGCGCCGGTCAGCTATCCCGGCGGATCATTGGCCCTGGCTGCCAGCGCGACGAATTACGTTTACCTGGATCCTGCGAATAACTGCTCTCCCGCGGCCGCCACGTCCGGCTTTGCGGCAGGACAGGTTCCCATCGCCAAAGTTACGACCGGGGCGACATCGATCAGCTCGATTACCGATGCCCGCACATGGTTCCAGCCGCAGCCCTGCGTGACCGGTCTCGCAGGGGACCTTCACTGCTCGTCGCTGGGAACGAATCAGAACATTTCGCTCACTCCCAGCGGAACGGGAGCGTCGGTTATCACCAATCTTCAGGACAAAGGCGGGCAGGTCTTTAACGTGAAGGCATACGGCGCCAAAGGCGATGGAACGACGGACGACAGCGCCGCCATACAGGCTGCCTATGCAGCCGCAGTGGCCGCGGGAGGGGGCGCCGTCTACTTTCCTGGAACCAGCGCTTGCTACCTGGTTGACACAGCCATCAACGCGACTGGCGATGGCCACAAGATCGTGTTTGAGGGAGCAGGCGGCCCTGGGTACTCGACTTCCGGAAGCGCCAATGCTTTGATCTGCGGGAATACCGGCGGCGCGGTGTTCGACATCACGATGGGGTTCAATCGCACTTTCTTCAACCTTGAAGTGACCGCGCAGAAGGCTGGTCTGAGCAACCCAAGTTTGATTGGCATTCTCGCTGGACGGAATACCAGCGGTCAGGCTGGGCAGGATACACACATCGTTAATTGCAGCTTCATGATGCCGCTTCACTTCAGCGGTATAACGTACTCCTTCGGCTTATACTTTTTCGGTGAGGAGATATCCTTTGTCAGCGATACGTCCATCGCAGCCGATTACCCGATTGTGGTGACGAGCACCAACAATTTCAGCGTTTCCAGCACCTATGTCACCTTTGGTACCGGCACCTACTCCGAGACCGGCGATTCATTTACCAACGTGGAGCTTTACACTTCGGGCCTTGGCCCGGCCATTTACCTCTACAACGCTGAGGATATGAGGATTTCGGGTCATAGCTACAACGGAAGTCAAGCGAACCCTTATCCGGCGGGCCTCTACAACTACGCTATTTATGAGCATAATTGCAAGACTCTTACGATTTCACCCTGGCGCCAGGAAGGCTATCCGGGGTTCATGTATGTGGATAGCGGGCTGCTCGATAGCTACATTCTCGGCACGCATGGGGCCGCGCCCACGCCAACACTTCACGCAGTTGAGTTCAACGACGCAAATAGCAGTGTTGTTGACGTGGACTTTGAAATTCACGACCTCATCAACACGTCATCAAATTGGTATTACGATGGCACGGCTGGTTCGCCAACGGGCTTGTGGGCACTGGACAGCGTTCACTTCTATTGCGGGAAAGAACCTAATTGCGTAGACATACCCATCGGGAATGGGGCTGGCACCGGCACTCATTACTGGCACAACATTAGCTGGTCGGGGTCAAGCACTAACAGTGGTCCGGTTGTCCGGCTTGATGCTGGCGCTTTTACGTTGCCATTGACCGGCGGTTTCACCATTCCAACCAGTGCCGTTCCCGCCAACAGTTGCTCGACCCTGTCGTTCGTAAGCGCTGCGGGCGCCCCTGCTCTGGCGACAATACAAATGCACCCTCAAACCTGGTACGGACTGCTGGTAACAGCCTCGTGGGGAACGGGCGGGTTCTCGCCGATGCTCTGTAACCCCACCAGCTCTTCCATAACTCCAGGCTCCACAATTGGGGCGACGTTCAGGGTCATTCAGTGATTTCGGACGGCGCCCGGCCAGCTTCAAAGACAAGAATGCCGTCGGGGTTGCGTTGCAGACGCTGGCCTCAACGATCATTATCTTCCTCTACGTCCGCCGGAAATACTGGTTGTAGCAAGCATCTCCGCGCGGCGCCCCAGCCGATTCAAGCCTTTCATCGAAATTGACGATTAACGTAGAAATATGTCACTGCGTATTCTGCGTCGGGACGAGCCAGGGCCTGATTTCGTCGCGGGGTGGCGTTTGTGGCCGGAGGAAGTGCGTTGTAAGCGAGTGTGGTGAATATGGCCATCAGCACCAAAGCTTCGATGCGGCGCAGCACCCGGATACAGGTGCGCATTCCAGTGGTTGTCACGGGAACGTTGCCGACCGGAGAATCCTTCACCGAAGAGACTTATGTCGTGACGGTCAGCAAGTTCGGTGCGCGCCTCAAATGCAGCTATGCTTTGACCCCAGGCATGGAGATCACGGTCAAACCAAAGGCTGGGGATGAGGATGCGCTGTTCCGTGTGGTGTGGACCGGCGGCAGGTCAGGCAACGCGGGCGAGGTGGGAATCCAGTATGTGAAGCGTACAAACCTTTTCGGTATCACCTTTCCCGATTGATCTGGAGGCCCCTGCTCCGGCGCTCAGCGCAGCGGCACCGGTCATCATCGCTGACGACTGGTATCTCAACCGAATCCGCATTAAAATCTGCTTCGTGGACGGAACTTCCAAAGCCGCAAACCCGACTCGCCTCCGCCTTTTGGTGGCGGCATTCCTCCTGGTGCTTGGCTTTCTGACAATCCCGATCTGCTCTTTGTCGTTTCAGGGTGAGGACCAACCCCCGCAGGACATCTCATTCTCAGTCAGCGGAGCGATCACAGAACAATCGCCTGGAAAACTTACTGTAGATGGCGGCCAGAACATGCTGTTCACGGTCAAGTACGATTCGGCAACGAAGATTGAGCATGAGGATGGCAGCCCTGCCAGACCGGCAGAGCTTCGGGTCGGGACAAAGATTCTGGCCAAGGGTACTCTGACTGAGGCGGGCGACGTGGTTGCAAAGACGATCACTATTGAATCCGGGTCAAAGGGTCCGCCAAAGTGAGGATGGAGCTTCACTACCGCGGTAGGTCCTCCCAGATGGCGAAGGGTTTCCCTTTCTGTTTTTCAAGGGCTGTGCGATAGATAAATCCGGCGGCCATAACGTCCCATATCGCAATTCCGCACGATTTGAAGACCGTGATTTGCTCGCTGGATCCACGCCCGGGCTTGGTTCCCGCCACGATGTCTTTCAACTCCAGCACGTCGTCCCAACTTTTACCGGCGGCCGCGAGTCCCTGGACCAGGTCGCCCGCTTCTCCACGAGCCTGCTCGGCGGAGTCAACTGAAATGATTTCGGCCCGGCGCAGCACCGCGTCATCCAACTCCCGGCGGTTGATCATGTTGACGCCAATGGCGTTGACGTGGGTTCCCGGGCGAAGCCATTCACCCTTGATGACGGGCTCCTTCGAGGTGGTTGCAGCGATGATGATGTCACCAAAGCGCACGGCTTCCTCGGTGCTCGCGGCCGGCTCGACCGAGAATTTCAGATAGTCCGTCATCTCTCTGCAGAATTCCACGCGATGCGCTTCGCTCCTAGCGAAAACCCGGGCCGCCCGGATTTTACGAACACCGGCGACCGCCTCGAGTTGCGTCCGCGCCTGCCGCCCGGTTCCGATCAGGCCCACCGTGGAAGCGTCGTGGCGGGCGAGATATTTGGTTGCGACGCCGCTTGCTGCTCCGGTTCGAATGCGGCCCAGATGGTCCGCCTCGATGACGGCGAGCAGTTCCCCCGTCTTGACGTCGAAGAGCAGGACCAGAAAGCGCGCTGCTCCGGACGTGATGGTGTAAATCTTCATGCCGGCGAGATGACCGTCCGCCAGGGCCGCTGCCATGTAGTGGAGTGAGAACCCCGGCTGGAAAAGACGTTGACGCGATTGGTTGACAGCATTACCGCTCTGCTGAGCGACAAAGCTGGCTTCGACGCACTCAAGCGCCTGCTTCATTGGAAAGAGTTCCTGAACATCGTTTTCTAAGAGAAAAAGTGCCATTATGTCTCCACAGATTTCAGTGAAGCCACCGCAAGAGCGCCCAGACCGCCAGCGCGACAGCCGCGGTCGCGGCGAGGCGGGGAAAAGCCGTGCGCAAAAATGGGACCTTGTATAAGAAAGAGGTCTGCCGCCATTTCCTGTTGTGGCTGTCCAACACCGGCTCGACCAGTTCCCACGCGGCTTCGAGAAACAGCCGCTGTGCGGCCTCACCCAATGCTGCGCAGGCGGCTGAAGGCGTTCCAATATAGCCCAGCCGGTTTCCCCGTTGCAAAGGGTAGTTTCTGCGGATGGCATCGACCAGCTCGAACTTTTGTGCTGGCAAGCCGCGGTACGTGGATCTCACCAATTCCGGACGGTTCAGCAGGACGAGCGATGTTTCCCACATTCCAGCGTGCGTATCGCCATCGAGCGCTTCTCTCTCAACTGCCGTGAACGGGCGACCCAGAGAGTCTTCCAGACGGTGCGCGTACCGGCCACGCATGAACTGCCACAGCACAGGCCCACTGACCGAGATCATGCGCACCCTGTAGCGCCTGGACACAACAGCCGCAGCTTCTTCAAGGGCCACGAGGTGGCGCAATCCTCCGTGCCCGTTCAGGACCAGAATGTAACGGAAACCGTGGCGGGCCAGACTCGCGCCGTAGTCCCTGGTCACGTTACGCACCGTGCGCGCCCGCGCCAGCAGTGTTCCAGCGCGGTCAAATGCAGAGGCGCCGACGGGAATACTCGGGCCGATCAGGACCGTCCAGCCGGGCTTGGCCTCGCGGATTCGCTCCGCCAGCTTTGCGCAGATCACGCCCGAAGTTATAAGATCGGTCCCGACTGGAAGGTGCGGGCCGTGTTCTTCCAGAGGGCTGACGTTAAAGAGGACGGCCACCCGGGTGCGGTCCATCGCCTCGAGTTGAGTATAGGTCAATTCCTCCAGGCGAAATATACCCTGAGGGCCAGCCGCCCACTCTATTCCGTCGCTGTGCCGGGGGACCTCATCCATCTGCAGGCCGTCAGTCTGCAACGCCTGGTGATCGCACGTTCGGAATGGTGGAGGGTTGAGTCGAACCCTCGATCTCATGACCGATTTTGCGCAGAACGCTCTCCCTCGCGCGCGCGACGCGTGACAATCGTACGGAGCGGAGCGCTTTGCGGACCAGCACACGGGCCCTGTGGCGGATGAGCCATCGATAGCGCCACAGATAAGCGCCTGAAACGGGCAGGGTCAGAGCGTAACAGCCCGCGACTGCCCTTCCCCACCAGAAGTTGACCACAAAGATCTGAAGCGTATAGGAACTTAAGACCGCGAAGATCCGCTGCAGCCATTCGACCTTGGGGTCCTTCTGCGGGGAGTTCCTGAACAGACCGCTCACCGCCAGAATCAAGAGCGCCAGAAGATGGTTGGCGAGGCCGTATAGCGCGACTGGGAATCCGAGGACAGTCTCGACCCATGCCGCCGCCACCCTGCGCTGGGATGATTGCCACGGACCTGAAGCCTGAACGACCAATTCTCCCAATGAGCGTTGTCTGTGCGCTTCACGGTAAGCGCCCAAAGATTCACGCAAGTCAACCAGCCGCGCCGGGTCGGTCCGGTTCTGCTCAGCAATCCACTTTCTGGCAGAGCCGCTGAGTTCCAGCTCTTCCGGCTGCTGTTTCCACTCCGGCCGGGACGACCATTGCTGCTTCAGGTATTCGCGCGACAAGTCCTCCAGTTCCCGGCTAAAGTGTTCCAGGTCTGCATCCGCAAGGCCGAAGATGTTTGCCGCGATCGCGCCCTGGACCGCCTCCGCCAGGTTTTCGGAGGCGGCCGCCATATCTTCACCAACCTTGGGCAGAAAATCCTGCGCCCGAAGAGGGGTGTCGATACTCATGAGAGCTTCGGGTGCACGGCCTCCTGTGCCGAGAAACCAGTGCACGGGATAGATTCCGGGTTGGACCTGGCTCTTACTTTGCAAGCCAGCTTCCACGGCCAGCCGGACGGAGAAATCGACCACGGCCAGGCGCTCGCCCCCATTTCGCGCGTACCGCGCGGCGAACAATGCAATGGTCCCATGATTTGCCAGAACGCTCAGACAGGAATTCAGCCAGGAATTCTGTTCTTCCCGTGTGCAATCGAACGCCTGGATTTCCAGCGCTCGCGCTGCCAGTTTGCCAAAGAAACCACGAAGCTCGCTGGATGGAACCAGGCCATGGACCCGGCGATCGAGAGCGCAGATGAGAAGCAAACCAACAGCCAGGGTCCGCGGATGAGTAATCAGCAGGATGACGGGGCCGCGCCGCTCAATCCTTTCCAGGCCGAGCACTCGAAGCCGGGGGAAAAATAGCCGGAGTCCCAGCCGGAACGCTGCCCGCATCAGACGATAACCAATCGGAGCATTCTGGGGTCGAGCGTGGATTTGAATTTGTGGTTCCAAAGCCTTTCCTCTCAAAAGGCGTCCGGCTGCCGGGGCCTCAGCGACGGCCCTGCCGCACGGGTATCGCAGTGCTCTCCCAGCCGTCCAACGTACCCACCGGGCGCACGATGGTCTCAAACAAGCCG
Coding sequences within:
- a CDS encoding glycosyl hydrolase family 28-related protein; this encodes MKIGNRKQGAGSKEQEARAVAIRIAFLLAGCFWLLAPAFAQQPQAPAGTPLYSANAKYVNGMAPGYWPTAGSGLTLQLSAGTAYCGNPPAPVSYPGGSLALAASATNYVYLDPANNCSPAAATSGFAAGQVPIAKVTTGATSISSITDARTWFQPQPCVTGLAGDLHCSSLGTNQNISLTPSGTGASVITNLQDKGGQVFNVKAYGAKGDGTTDDSAAIQAAYAAAVAAGGGAVYFPGTSACYLVDTAINATGDGHKIVFEGAGGPGYSTSGSANALICGNTGGAVFDITMGFNRTFFNLEVTAQKAGLSNPSLIGILAGRNTSGQAGQDTHIVNCSFMMPLHFSGITYSFGLYFFGEEISFVSDTSIAADYPIVVTSTNNFSVSSTYVTFGTGTYSETGDSFTNVELYTSGLGPAIYLYNAEDMRISGHSYNGSQANPYPAGLYNYAIYEHNCKTLTISPWRQEGYPGFMYVDSGLLDSYILGTHGAAPTPTLHAVEFNDANSSVVDVDFEIHDLINTSSNWYYDGTAGSPTGLWALDSVHFYCGKEPNCVDIPIGNGAGTGTHYWHNISWSGSSTNSGPVVRLDAGAFTLPLTGGFTIPTSAVPANSCSTLSFVSAAGAPALATIQMHPQTWYGLLVTASWGTGGFSPMLCNPTSSSITPGSTIGATFRVIQ
- a CDS encoding DUF5666 domain-containing protein, which codes for MLGFLTIPICSLSFQGEDQPPQDISFSVSGAITEQSPGKLTVDGGQNMLFTVKYDSATKIEHEDGSPARPAELRVGTKILAKGTLTEAGDVVAKTITIESGSKGPPK
- a CDS encoding ornithine cyclodeaminase family protein; the encoded protein is MALFLLENDVQELFPMKQALECVEASFVAQQSGNAVNQSRQRLFQPGFSLHYMAAALADGHLAGMKIYTITSGAARFLVLLFDVKTGELLAVIEADHLGRIRTGAASGVATKYLARHDASTVGLIGTGRQARTQLEAVAGVRKIRAARVFARSEAHRVEFCREMTDYLKFSVEPAASTEEAVRFGDIIIAATTSKEPVIKGEWLRPGTHVNAIGVNMINRRELDDAVLRRAEIISVDSAEQARGEAGDLVQGLAAAGKSWDDVLELKDIVAGTKPGRGSSEQITVFKSCGIAIWDVMAAGFIYRTALEKQKGKPFAIWEDLPR
- a CDS encoding creatininase family protein, coding for MRSRVRLNPPPFRTCDHQALQTDGLQMDEVPRHSDGIEWAAGPQGIFRLEELTYTQLEAMDRTRVAVLFNVSPLEEHGPHLPVGTDLITSGVICAKLAERIREAKPGWTVLIGPSIPVGASAFDRAGTLLARARTVRNVTRDYGASLARHGFRYILVLNGHGGLRHLVALEEAAAVVSRRYRVRMISVSGPVLWQFMRGRYAHRLEDSLGRPFTAVEREALDGDTHAGMWETSLVLLNRPELVRSTYRGLPAQKFELVDAIRRNYPLQRGNRLGYIGTPSAACAALGEAAQRLFLEAAWELVEPVLDSHNRKWRQTSFLYKVPFLRTAFPRLAATAAVALAVWALLRWLH